TACACGTCTTcctgccaccaccccccaccaccaccaactaCCTCCTTACTTGGCAGCAATTCTATGTGCCTGTGATAATCAGAACCACTTGCCACAGCAAATACCACATCCTTCTTTTCTGCTTGTTTGCCTTGTGGAGCCTGAATATACATGTGACTGCCTCAGCTTCCAGTTCAATGAAATCATCAATGTGTCCTTTGGTGGCCATGTTCTTCCCTTTGGTACTAAAAACTTTGAACTCTCAGGATTCAGTGTTGTTAGGATGGGAAAAAATACTTTAGATAGCCATTTACTATTGCAGTAgccttaacatttttaaaaagcttatcaTTTATCATTCTTTACCACTTTTCCCATTTTGCATTGAGGAGTGGATGCACATTATCTGTGTTGTTAAGGCTGCAGAGACGCTCCACCTTTTATAGATTTATTGGCCACCTACAGTTTTCCTTGAATGACTAGCCACTTATGACCTTTGCCCCTTTACCTACTGAGgtgttcatttttaactttttgatttgtaagagttctttatattatAAGGAGTCTAACACTTTGTCACATATAGAGTAcaattttaagttgatttttcttttggaattaatGTTTAACAGTAATTTTAATATAGAATAATTgtaatgtttaatttcttaagtaggctccatgcccgatgcagagcccaaagtggggcttgaactcacaaccctgaggtcaagacctcagctgagatcaagagtcagatgcttaaccgactgggccacccaggcacccctgtaatgtCTAATGTCTattaataaaaaactttaaaatttttatggagtgcctgggtggcttagtcagttgagaatctgactcttaatttcatctcaggtcatgatcccagggtcatgggtcgagccccatgtcagtctctatgctgagcatggaggctgctgattctctctctctctctctctctctctctctctctctctctctctcccctgagccccttctccccactcatgctaacattaaaaaaaaaaaaacttaaaaaaatttaaatataattaagttcttcaccttttttaaatgattcttgcTCTGGCATTATTTATAGGAATACTTGAACAACTTCAGCATCATAGGAATTCAGCAAGGAATGTTAGTAATAACAGTAAAATTACTAATAATCAttaccatttattatttactatgtaTCAGACACTCTACATACTTTATTCTATTTAATACAATAAACCTATGAtataattattatccccattctacaggtcaggaaactgaggctcaagaagACAGAGTAACTGCCCATAGTCATGTAACTTACAAGTGTTGGAGCTGAAGTTCAGTCACTTAGTTATGTACAAATTCTGGACTTTGTCAGCAGATGAGTAGACCTGGGTCCCCATCCCAGCTCTGCTATGCTGGCTGTGATACCTGTGTATGTGCCTTCACCCCCTGAGCCTTAATGTCACCTATAAAATTTGTTTAACAATAACCCTCTCATAGAGTTGTTGAGGTatttaaatgaggaaaaggagatgTCATATGGCTGGCACCAAGTGACAGCCAACAAAAGAaaatccaccaccaccacccctttgCTGGGGCCCCTTATtacttttttccctcccctctctttggggaggggtggggcaggattggagaggagagaaagggtaAACTAGCTCCTGCAGTGAGGTGCAGAGGTTGGAAGCCCAAGCCCGGCTCATCTAAGTAAGGAACAGAGCAAGGTGAAGTGCCACCTAAGAGAGATCCCACCCAGGGAGTGGCTCAGATGCTTCCAGCACACACATAGGCCTTTTTGTgtgtgggaggcaggggtggagcTGGATCAGAAAGATCTCACCACAGCTTGGAAGCAGCCACCTCGCTTGTGAGGAGAGCCCTGGGAGGTTGCCTCTCATCTGCCAGCTCTTGTTCTGTTGGCCCCAACATACACACAGAGACCATGGGGACCCTCGAGGGACACTTGCTGCCGGGGATATGCCTCCTCATCTTTTCTCTCCACTACTCAGTGATGGTGTCCTTGGCCCTGCTACGGGGACAGAGGTTTCTCAAACCCCCTCTGACCCCAAAGGAGAAGCGAGGACACAGGTGGTGGCAGCTGGTACCTGTGGAAGGGATGATGAAGGTGGCCATCTCCCTGACTGGCATCATAACCGAGTTCTTCTTCCCCCCAGGAGTAAACCGGATGATGATGGTAGACTGGGAGGACCCTCGGCGGCCATTTGTGTTCTATGACAACTGGTATCACGTCACCATGTATGGGTTTTTCACGCTCAGTGGCGTTGTGGACATCGTGAGCCGGGCGTGTCAGGCGCAGCAGAACGTGAAGCTGGAGCGAGCGGCTGAGGCCCTGGCCTTCTGTGTGCTGGTCCTGCTGATGGCATGTCACCTGGAGAACAAGGGCACCCTGGAGGTCCGCACGCACCTGCTGTTCGTGGCGCCCACCTTCCTGGTTACCCTGGTGCTCACCATGGAAGTCTGGGTCCCTGACCAACCCACGCTCTGGGTGCTGAAGACCTGGATGGGGCTGGTGCTCAGCACATGGATGCTGCAGCTGTGTGTGCTGATGTACGTTCCTCCCTCCGGGCAGCCCTGGAGGGCAGAAAACCCTGGCGACCTCGCCTTCCTCCTCATCTTCTTCTGCTGGCACCTGGGCTTCGGGGCTATCGTGCTGGCCGCTGTCTATGGCCTCTGCAGCCTCTGGCACCATCGCATCTCCTCTTGGAGGGAAGTCCCACGTGCCAAGTACCAGCTGTGTCCCAGAAGCTACAGCAGCGAAGAGCTGGAGAAGCTCGGGACAGAGGCCATGCTGCAGGATGGGGGCATCTAGGTACAGAATCTTTGTGCTATGCCTTTCGTCACGAGAGTTTTGAGGGTACCCACTGTGCGCAGAGCACAGAAATGTGCTGGGATCTACAAGGTGGCTTTCTGTCACAGGAGCCACCTTCCTTGTTCCTAAATAAACCTTTCAGTTCCTGGGATTACTTCACTCTGTCGCTTTGTTCTCTCCAGGTCTGCCTCTTTTCCTGCCTCACTGCCTCACTGCTCCGCTTGGTTCCTGACCGTGGACTTGTGTGGAGTCAGAACAAGGAGGGGGCTTTTCTCtcacagaggaaatgaaaatcaggAAATAGAGGGAGATGGAGGGCCACTGGGGACCCAGGGGGGTTTCATCCGTTGGAGGCAGAGCTAGCTGGCTTAGTGTGTGCCTGCAGCTAGAGTATTTAAATGTGCGAAAGAGAAGGGGTCCATTTTTGCATAATGGTGAAgaacttctgtttctcttcatttttctgttttctttacacTAAGCATGGCAGGATGATGAACTTGTTTCCTTGttgctatagttatttttaatctaCACGGAATGAGGCTACATCTGCCTGCTGAggggcaagtggggaaggggtgacaGTCAACTTAGCAGGGGCTCAAGTCtgagagaaaggaggcagaagagCAAGGAAGTCCCAAAGGAAACAAGGATGACCGAAATATAATTTTAAGGGGTTCAGGTTTTGCTGGGATGTAAAACTCCATTGTTCCTACTCTTTCAGTAACGTCTGTGATGCAAGTATATGCGTGTCTTGTGTGAGtgattctggagccagaccaAAGAGAAGGCTCAGATGTCAGTTGGTAGGAGCAGAAGGGGAAGAATGGCTATGAGATGTGGGGTGCAAACCGTCTTCAGTGGTTCTGAAGATGCAGAACTCGGAGCTGAGAGGAAACGGGAAATGTCAGCAGAAATTTCTAGCCAGTCATTGAGCTTCTCCCAGAATGAGGAGAGAAGGTGCTGGTAAATCCATACACTCAGTAAGACATATGAaagcaaattttataaaaacGCTTATCCCTGGGTACAACTAGATATCCACTGCTTCTGCTAGCACGAGCCTGCGTATGTGAGACAGATAAATCCAGCATCTGGAAATGtgaagaggcaggaagaagagaTGGGGTGCTGGCCGTAGATGTggagaaaggaccagagagaaaAGCTCCCTCTCATGAAGCAGCTACAGCGACACCACCTCTTGTGCAGTTAGAAATGCTGTCCTCAGAGACTAAAAAGCTGTAAGAAGCATAGAGAGGTGTTTGCATTTGCAAGATGGAAGACAGGCTGCACATTGTCATCTGAAATGTCACCGGACACTCCCTAAAGAAATAGTGTGTGGGAGCATGGAAAATAGGCTCCAGAAACTCCAGGATGAGAGcttgaggcagggaagggagccaGGGGAGGGTCTGGCAACTCACCCTGGCAGGGTTTGGAGGGGAGGAACACTCTGGATCTAGAGGAAGAGAAATGTGTCCTGCAGCAGCTGGAACCAGGCCAGCCTCAGGTTCCATCCCAGCAAAGCAGGAACCAACCTAAGGAGAGGCCAGCGCCtttccttctgtccccaccctAAAAATCCCAGAAGCAGAGCCAAATTTACCCTGAAGCTAAGATAATAAAGCTTAAGCTTCAGAGCCCCTCACTTTACATCTCCAAACATCAAGCCCTGGGAGGGGCCACAGCAAGGTGTTGATATGATCACTAAAAAATTGCAAAAGTAAGGTATTTCTgtattcttcttctttaaaaaaaaatgtttatttttgagagagaggcagagagacagagtacaagcagggcaggggcaggggcagggagaaggagacacagaatccaaagcaggctctgagctggaccaacacggggcttgaactagatgtttaactgactgagccacccaggcacccctgtattcttcttttctaaagaGGGACCTCCAACTAGTATAAGCTGTAGGCTCCACAAAACCTAGCTTTGCTTCCACCCTGAAGATTTCACATTTACTTTCAAGATGCCTTATAATAAACATCTCTTTGCCCTTTAGTAGGACATTCCTTAGCTGAGGGTAATGGTAAGACTCTATCTCCTTTAACTTGGAAACAAGAAGCTTAAAATGCTAATGACCTCACCAACTAATTGAAAACCACCTGCTAAAGCATAATCCATCAGTCAACAAATCCCTCAGTCACCTGTGATCAGATGTTTGGCCTGATTTAATAAAGAGGAATTCGACATCTAGAAGACTGGTGCCTGAGGGAGAGGCGGGCAGTGATTTACAGAGGTGGGTCCTGCTTATCTTCATTCGTGCTGGGAGGTGGCACGGGTTGTCCTGCACATTTGGCCCTTACCCAGTGTATTAGTCagtgttcttcagagaaacagaaccaatgggaTATGGATAGatcaaaattttttaagaattggcCTATGAGATTGTGAGGGTTAGCAAGTCCAAAACAGACAGGGCAGGCCAGCAGCCCAGACACCAGAGGAAGAGTTAATGTTGCCTTCTTGCTTAACACACCTCAGTCTTATCTtttaagaccttcaactgattggatgagacccacccatattatggagggcaatctgcttattcaaaaattattattattcaaaaaaagattattcaaaaTCTACcgatttatgggttttttttttaattttcatttatttattttgagagagagagagaaagagagtgtgtgtgtgcatgtgagcaggggagggacagagagagatggggagagagaatcccaagcaggctccatgctgtcagtgcagagcctgatgtggggcttgaacccacaaaccctgagatgatgacctgagctgagatcaagaatttgTCGCTTAaatgacggagccacccaggtgcccctcaaagtctactgatttaaatgttaatcagatcctgaggtgcctgagtggctccgtcagttaagcatccgactttgactcaggttgtgatctcacggcttgtgagtttgggccctacatcaggctctgtgctgacagctgggagtctagagcctgcttcagattgtgtctccctctctctctgctcctcccatgttttcacacacacacacacacacacacacacactctatctctcaaaaatgaacattaaaaaataataatataataaaagttaATCAGATCTAAAAAATACTGGCACAAAGCCACATCTAAACCAGTGTCTGAACAAATAACTGAGTGCTGTGGCCTAgtcaaactgacacataaaattaaccatcatgcTCAGCATATTGGAACATGGCCACCTAAACATAATTTATGTCAACTATGTTTGTTGTTACTTTAGAGACcttccaaaataataatagtaacttcattttatttttttttactttttaaaagtttttacttattttgagagagagaaagagtgtgtgtgtgtgtgtgtgtgtgtgtgtgtgcgcgtgcacgcacagagaagggaaagagagagagaaaatcccaagcaggctccaagctgtcagtgcatagctggacatagggctccatctcaggaacagtgagattagaacctgagctgaaatcaagagttggatgcttaaaggactgagccacccaggcacgccaatagtaacttcattttattttattttttttatttttttaatgtttatttttgagacacagagagagaaagagcatgagcgggggaggggcagaggaagagagagagagacggacagacagaatccgaagcagactccaggctccaagctgagccattagcacagagcccaatgcg
This genomic stretch from Acinonyx jubatus isolate Ajub_Pintada_27869175 chromosome C2, VMU_Ajub_asm_v1.0, whole genome shotgun sequence harbors:
- the LOC128315057 gene encoding transmembrane epididymal protein 1A-like, with amino-acid sequence MGTLEGHLLPGICLLIFSLHYSVMVSLALLRGQRFLKPPLTPKEKRGHRWWQLVPVEGMMKVAISLTGIITEFFFPPGVNRMMMVDWEDPRRPFVFYDNWYHVTMYGFFTLSGVVDIVSRACQAQQNVKLERAAEALAFCVLVLLMACHLENKGTLEVRTHLLFVAPTFLVTLVLTMEVWVPDQPTLWVLKTWMGLVLSTWMLQLCVLMYVPPSGQPWRAENPGDLAFLLIFFCWHLGFGAIVLAAVYGLCSLWHHRISSWREVPRAKYQLCPRSYSSEELEKLGTEAMLQDGGI